The following proteins come from a genomic window of Alosa alosa isolate M-15738 ecotype Scorff River chromosome 2, AALO_Geno_1.1, whole genome shotgun sequence:
- the taf1 gene encoding transcription initiation factor TFIID subunit 1 isoform X2 — MSDSDSDEEHGRPFSLTGFLFGNINEDGQLEGDSVLDTESKKHLAGLGSLGLGSLITEITASEEDEDRDDEKEQAGTDSEGWVKSTEDAVDYSDISEVAEDETRKYRQAMGSLHPGRANDDEDDYDADCEDIDAKLMPPPPPPSLPTPGKKDELPSQTTSVVGDEGDGIILPSIIAPSSAVEKVDFSSSSDSESEADRPSQGPGGGGPAILSLPLAGIMQKDAAKALPGVTELFPVFRPGKVLRFLRLFGPGKNTTSVWRSARRKRKRKQREPQPGTPPPEGEVPECEKKPSWNYEYAPPPPPEQCLSDDEITMMAPVESKFSQTSGEGDKVTESRPKVAEWRYGPAQLWYDMLGVPEDGSGFHYGFKLKEEGPEEAQPTPAPAPPPPPPPPPALATTPESQNEELNEEEQERQNLEDELFLMVTQLQWEDDIIWNGEDVKHKGTKTQRASLAGWLPSSMTRNANAYNAQQGLTRSISQLVPPTPPPMPKAPSISGSKRDKHNQDHQVSHEDDAPWFSIFPIDNEELVYGRWEDNIIWDDQNMDHMLCPPVLTLDPNDENIILEIPDEKEERTSHSPSKENKKETALKKSRILLGKTGVIKEEPQQNMSQPEVKDPWNLSNDEFYYPKQQGLRGTFGGNIIQHSIPAVELRQPFFPTHMGPMKLRMFHRPSLKKYSFGALSQPGPHPSQPLLKHIKKKAKMREQERQASGGGDMFFMRTAQDLTGKDGDLILAEYSEEYPPLIMQVGMATKIKNYYKRKPGKDPGAPDSKYGETVYCHTSPFLGSLHPGQLLQAFENNLFRAPIYLHKMPETDFLIIRTRQGYYIRELVDMFVVGQECPLYEVPGPNSKRANTHIRDFLQVFIYRLFWKSKDRPRRIRMEDIKKAFPSHSESSIRKRLKLCADFKRTGMDSNWWVVKPDFRLPTEEEIRAMVSPEQCCAYYSMLVAEQRLKDAGYGEKSFFAPEEENEEDFQMKIDDEVRTAPWNTTRAFIAAMKGKCLLEVAGVADPTGCGEGFSYVKIPNKPTQQKLMSSTQDDRELQPVKKTVTGTDADLRRLSLKNAKQLLRKFGVPEEEIKKLSRWEVIDVVRTMSTEQARSGEGPMSKFARGSRFSVAEHQERYKEECQRIFDLQNKVLESTEVLSTDTDSSSAEDSDFEEMGKNIESMLQNKKTSSQLSREREEQERKELQRMLMGEDGDKDKSKGRRKGLSSAVSTGSHKDDDTSSVTSLNSSATGRRLKIYRTFRDEDGKEYVRCETVRKPAVIDAYTRIRTTKDEEFIRKFALFDEQHREEMRKERRRIQEQLRRLKRNQEKDKFKGPPEKKAKKVKERPDLKVTLKCGACGAIGHMRTNKFCPLYYQTNAPPSNPVAMTEEQEEELEKTVIHNDNEELIKVEGTKIVLGKQLIESADEVRRKSLVLKFPKQQLPPKKKRRVGTTVHCDYLNRPHKSIHRRRTDPMVTLSSVLEGIINDIRDLPNTYPFHTPVNAKLVKDYYKIITRPMDLQTLRENVRKRMYPSREEFRESVELIVKNSSTYNGVKHPLTQVAQSMLDLCEEKIKEKEDRLVRLEKAINPLLDDDDQVAFSFILDNIVTQKMMNVPDSWPFQHPVNKKFVPDYYKVIVSPMDLENIRKNISKHKYQNRDVFLSDVSLVHANSVKYNGPDSPYTKTALEIVNVCKQTLAEYDEHLTQLEKDISTAKEAALDAADLECLDPMTPGPYTPQPAELFDSSTSLSLQGDASLLAEATLLPTPEKRGVQGRHGRRLGEEESDVDIEGFEEEDDGKPKTPAPAEDGEGDLDDDEEDEDEMLLPPHRRGHEDEYEDEDEGSSRPPQASVLYQDLLMSDGEDDASEEEGDNPFSSIHLSESGSDSDREPPPASRVHQESARMGMGLDQEESMMSYEGEGPDEETHMEDSNVSYGSYDEMEAQRQRQNSSLGNGEEDGVSEEEEEEDERDGGRRGPSVLTQVQLSEDEEDSEEFRSVGGDSDMDSDN; from the exons ATGTCGGATTCGGACAGTGACGAGGAGCATGGTCGCCCATTCTCTCTCACGGGCTTTCTGTTTGGCAATATCAACGAGGATGGACAGCTGGAGGGTGACAGCGTGCTCGACACG GAGTCCAAGAAGCACTTGGCAGGGTTGGGATCACTGGGTCTGGGCTCGCTCATCACAGAGATCACTGCCAGTGAGGAGGACGAAGACCGCGATGATGAGAAAGAACAGGCAGGAACCGACTCTGAAg GTTGGGTGAAAAGCACAGAAGATGCGGTGGACTACTCTGACATCAGTGAAGTCGCGGAGGATGAAACAAGGAAATACAGACAAGCCATGGGAAGCCTACATCCTGGCAGGGCAAATG ATGATGAGGATGACTACGATGCAGACTGTGAAGACATTGACGCCAAGTTGAtgccccctcctccaccaccaagCCTACCTACACCAGGGAAGAAAGATGAGCTTCCAAGCCAAACCACCAGTG tAGTTGGGGATGAAGGGGACGGCATCATCCTCCCCTCCATCATCGCTCCATCCTCCGCTGTGGAGAAGGTGGACTTCAGCAGCTCGTCGGACTCTGAGTCGGAGGCTGACCGGCCCTCGCAGGGCCCCGGAGGGGGCGGCCCTGCTATTCTCTCACTGCCCCTGGCCGGCATCATGCAGAAGGATGCGGCCAAGGCCCTGCCCGGTGTCACAGAGCTCTTCCCAGTGTTCAGACCTGGAAAG GTGCTGAGGTTCTTGCGGCTCTTTGGCCCAGGCAAGAACACCACCTCCGTGTGGCGTAGCGCCcgcaggaagaggaagaggaagcagCGAGAGCCGCAGCCCGGCACGCCCCCACCCGAGGGCGAGGTTCCTGAGTGCGAGAAGAAGCCCAGCTGGAACTACGAGTATGCCCCACCGCCACCTCCCGAACAGTGCCTGTCCGATGACGAG ATCACAATGATGGCTCCAGTGGAGTCCAAGTTCTCGCAGACGTCCGGCGAGGGCGATAAGGTGACCGAGTCGCGGCCGAAGGTGGCCGAATGGCGGTACGGTCCGGCGCAGCTCTGGTACGACATGCTGGGGGTGCCGGAGGATGGCAGCGGCTTCCATTATGGCTTCAAGCTCAAAGAGGAGGGACCAGAGGAGGCGCAGCCCACACCTGCTCctgcacctccacctcctcctccacctccacctgcacTTGCTACCACACCTGAGTCACAGAATGAG GAGCTGaatgaggaggagcaggagaggcaAAATTTGGAAGACGAGCTCTTCCTCATGGTCACTCAGCTGCAGTGGGAGGATGACATCATCTGGAACGGGGAGGATGTGAAGCACAAGGGCACTAAGACCCAGCGAGCGAGCCTGGCAGGGTGGCTGCCCTCCAGCATGACCCGCAATGCTAATGCATACAATGCCCAGCAAG GTCTTACAAGGAGCATCTCTCAGTTGGTTCCGCCAACCCCACCTCCCATGCCCAAAGCCCCCTCTATCTCAGGGTCCAAGAGAGACAAACATAACCAAGACCATCAAG TGTCCCATGAGGATGATGCGCCGTGGTTCTCCATCTTCCCCATCGATAATGAGGAGCTGGTGTATGGACGCTGGGAGGACAACATCATATGGGATGACCAGAACATGGACCACATGCTGTGTCCCCCCGTGCTCACTCTGGACCCAAACGATGAGAACATCATCCTAG aaatccCAGATGAGAAGGAGGAAAGGACATCCCACTCGCCCTCCAAGGAGAACAAGAAAGAGACGGCCCTGAAGAAGAGCCGCATCCTGCTGGGAAAGACCGGCGTCATCAAGGAGGAGCCACAGCAG AACATGTCTCAACCGGAGGTGAAGGATCCCTGGAACCTGTCCAATGATGAGTTCTACTACCCCAAACAGCAGGGGCTCAGGGGCACCTTCGGAGGCAACATCATCCAG cACTCCATCCCTGCGGTGGAGCTGAGGCAGCCGTTCTTCCCCACGCACATGGGTCCCATGAAGCTGCGCATGTTCCACCGACCCTCGCTCAAGAAGTACTCGTTTGGAGCGCTGTCTCAGCCCGGCCCGCACCCGTCCCAGCCGCTGCTCAAGCACATCAAGAAGAaggccaag ATGcgggagcaggagagacaggCCTCGGGTGGAGGAGACATGTTCTTCATGCGCACGGCGCAGGACCTCACGGGCAAGGATGGAGATCTCATCCTTGCAGAGTACAGCGAGGAGTACCCGCCCCTCATCATGCAAGTCGGCATGGCAACCAAGATCAAGAACTACTACAAGAGA AAACCAGGTAAGGATCCAGGCGCTCCAGACTCTAAATATGGAGAGACTGTGTACTGCCACACATCACCATTCCTGGGTTCGCTGCACCCTGGTCAGCTTCTACAG GCATTTGAGAACAATTTGTTCCGAGCTCCCATCTACCTTCATAAGATGCCAGAGACAGACTTCCTCATCATCCGGACGCGGCAGGGCTACTACATCAGAGAGCTGGTGGACATGTTTGTGGTGGGACAGGAGTGCCCTCTCTACGAAGTGCCCGGCCCCAACTCCAAacgagcaaacacacacatcagggacTTCCTgcag GTGTTCATTTACAGATTGTTCTGGAAGAGTAAGGACCGTCCACGGCGTATCCGTATGGAGGACATCAAGAAGGCTTTCCCCTCGCACTCCGAGAGCAGCATTCGCAAACGCCTCAAACTCTGTGCTGACTTCAAacgcacag GGATGGACTCCAACTGGTGGGTGGTGAAGCCTGACTTCCGGTTGCCCACGGAGGAGGAGATCAGGGCCATGGTGTCCCCAGAGCAGTGCTGCGCCTACTACAGCATGCTGGTAGCAGAGCAGAGACTCAAG GATGCGGGCTATGGAGAGAAATCCTTCTTCGCCCCTGAGGAGGAGAATGAAGAAGACTTCCAAATGAAGATTGATGATGAA GTGCGGACCGCCCCCTGGAACACCACACGCGCTTTCATCGCCGCCATGAAGGGGAAGTGCCTGCTGGAGGTGGCCGGGGTGGCTGACCCCACGGGCTGTGGAGAGGGCTTCTCCTACGTCAAAATCCCCAACAAACCCACCCAGCAGAAG CTGATGTCCTCCACCCAGGACGACCGCGAGCTTCAGCCCGTAAAGAAGACTGTGACCGGCACAGACGCCGATCTCCGACGCCTGTCCCTGAAGAACGCCAAACAGCTGCTCCGCAAGTTTGGCGTTCCAGAGGAAGAG ATTAAGAAGCTGTCCCGTTGGGAGGTCATCGACGTGGTGAGGACCATGTCCACGGAGCAGGCGCGCTCGGGCGAGGGGCCCATGAGCAAGTTTGCCCGCGGCTCTCGCTTCTCTGTGGCCGAGCACCAGGAGCGCTACAAAGAGGAGTGCCAGAGGATCTTCGACCTGCAGAACAA GGTTCTGGAGTCGACGGAGGTGTTATCGACGGACACAGACAGCAGCTCGGCGGAGGACAGCGACTTCGAGGAGATGGGCAAGAACATCGAGAGCATGCTGCAGAACAAGAAGACGAGCTCGCAGCTGAGCCGCGAGCGGGAGGAGCAGGAGCGCAAGGAGCTGCAGCGCATGCTGATGGGCGAGGACGGGGACAAGGACAAGAGCAAGGGACGCCGCAAGGGCCTGT CCAGCGCTGTGTCCACCGGCTCTCACAAGGATGATGACACATCCTCAGTGACCAGCCTGAACTCCTCGGCCACTGGCCGGCGTTTGAAGATCTACCGCACATTCCGCGACGAGGACGGCAAGGAGTATGTCCGCTGCGAGACCGTGCGCAAGCCCGCCGTCATCGATGCCTACACGCGTATTCGCACCACGAAGGACGAGGAGTTCAT tcgTAAGTTTGCGCTGTTCGACGAGCAGCACCGCGAGGAGATGCGGAAGGAGAGGAGACGCATCCAGGAGCAGCTGAGACGCCTCAAGCGCAACCAGGAGAAGGACAAGTTCAAGGGCCCGCCGGAGAAGAAGGCCAAGAAGGTCAAGGAGAGGCCCGACCTCAAGGTAACC CTGAAGTGTGGCGCTTGCGGTGCCATTGGCCACATGAGGACCAATAAGTTCTGCCCGCTCTACTACCAGACCAACGCTCCGCCATCCAACCCCGTTGCCATGacggaggagcaggaggaggagctggaaaAGACGGTCATCCACAACGACAACGAGGAGCTCATTAAGGTGGAGGGCACCAAAATAGTCCTGGGAAAACAACTCATTGAGAG CGCTGATGAGGTCCGCAGGAAGTCTCTGGTGCTGAAGTTCCCCAAGCAGCAACTTCCACCCAAGAAGAAGAGGCGCGTGGGGACTACTGTCCACTGCGATTATCTCAAt CGGCCACACAAGTCCATCCATCGGCGCCGCACCGACCCCATGGTCACGCTGTCATCAGTCCTGGAGGGCATCATCAACGACATAAGGGATCTGCCCAAC ACATACCCGTTCCACACTCCGGTGAATGCCAAGCTGGTGAAGGATTACTATAAGATCATCACGCGGCCCATGGACCTGCAGACGCTGCGGGAGAACGTCCGCAAGCGCATGTACCCCTCACGGGAGGAGTTCCGAGAGAGTGTGGAGCTCATCGTCAAGAACAGCTCCACCTACAACG GAGTCAAGCACCCTCTCACCCAGGTGGCTCAGTCCATGTTGGACCTGTGTGAAGAGAAGATTAAAGAG AAAGAGGATCGTCTGGTGCGACTGGAGAAGGCTATCAATCCACTGCTGGATGATGACGATCAAGTGGCGTTCTCCTTCATCCTCGACAACATCGTCACACAGAAGATGATGAACGTGCCTGAC TCTTGGCCATTTCAACACCCTGTTAATAAGAAGTTTGTTCCTGATTACTATAAAGTTATAGTCAGCCCTATGGATCTGGAAAACATTCGGAAG aacaTTTCCAAGCATAAATACCAAAACCGGGACGTCTTCCTCTCTGACGTCAGCCTGGTCCACGCAAACAGTGTCAAGTACAATG GCCCCGACAGCCCATACACCAAGACTGCTCTTGAGATTGTAAATGTCTGCAAGCAGACCCTGGCAGAG TATGATGAGCATCTCACCCAGTTGGAGAAGGACATCTCCACCGCTAAGGAGGCCGCCCTGGACGCTGCCGATCTGGAGTGTTTGGACCCCATGACCCCAGGACCATACACACCACAg CCTGCTGAGTTGTTTGACAGCAGTACCTCTCTGAGTCTGCAGGGTGACGCTAGCCTCTTAGCCGAGGCTACGCTTCTCCCCACGCCAGAGAAAAGAGGGGTGCAG GGTCGCCACGGCCGCAGGCTCGGAGAGGAAGAGTCTGATGTGGACATAGAAGGCtttgaggaagaggatgatggcAAGCCCAAAACACCTGCCCCA GCCGAGGACGGAGAGGGCGATCTGGACGAcgacgaggaggacgaggacgagaTGCTGCTGCCGCCGCACCGTCGAGGCCACGAGGATGAGTACGAGGACGAAGATGAAGGCTCCAGCAGACCGCCGCAGGCCAGCGTGCTCTACCAGGACCTCCTCATGTCCGACGGAGAGGACGATGCCAGCGAGGAGGAGGGAGACAACCCTTTCTCCT CGATCCATCTGTCAGAGAGCGGCAGCGACTCGGACCGTGAGCCGCCGCCTGCGTCCAGGGTGCACCAGGAGAGCGCGCGCATGGGCATGGGTCTGGACCAGGAGGAGAGCATGATGTCCTACGAGGGAGAGGGCCCTGACGAGGAGACCCACATGGAGGACAGCAACGTCAG